A stretch of Triticum aestivum cultivar Chinese Spring chromosome 1D, IWGSC CS RefSeq v2.1, whole genome shotgun sequence DNA encodes these proteins:
- the LOC123182615 gene encoding calcium-transporting ATPase 7, plasma membrane-type-like: MECTDILIAVGHRSTSPSPSSSWQPGRQWRKALTVIRTCHRLARLGILSAGVLPRSTASYVAIKIHHDGSDSDSSGNATAAAFSVAADDELFKGLVKEKRDECFRRLGGGAGIATALASDAERGIRGDSDDVRLRRESFGANTYPKPRPKSFFSHVWDALKDVFLIVLLVCAVVSLGFGIKEHGLKDGWYDGVSIFLAVFLVAAVSAVSNHSQAKRFDKLASESDNIAVTVVRAGRRQEVSIFDILVGDVVILKIGDSVPADGVFLEGHGLQVDESSMTGEPHPIEIDAEKNPFLTGGVKIVDGYGRMLVTAIGTDTLWGEMMSSITKETAEPTPLQERLERLTSSIGKIGVAVAVLVFTVLTARHFTGSTKDDQGKPLFNKGHVTFDAVFSSLVVIFQQAVTIIVVAIPEGLPLAVTLTLAFSMKRMVKDNALVRRLSACETMGSVTAICTDKTGTLTLNQMKVTEFWVGTNQPRGATAIAGSVVSLLCQGAGLNTTGSVYKPDNVSPPEITGSPTEKALLSWAVADLGMDADALKRSCKVLHVEAFNSDKKRSGVMIRDNVTGGVIAHWKGAAEMVLANCSMYVDTDGAARELGVEQRRNLEKVINDMAVGSLRCIAFAYKQVNSTTEQSKIDDDGLTLLGFVGLKDPCRPEVKAAIEACTKAGVAVKMVTGDNILTARAIAKECGIISSNDPSGIVIEGHEFRAMSPEQQLEIVDRIRVMARSLPLDKLALVQRLKQKGHVVAVTGDGTNDAPALKEADVGLSMGVQGTEVAKESSDIIILNDNFDTVVTATRWGRCVYNNIQKFIQFQLTVNVAALVINFVSAITTGKMPLTTVQLLWVNLIMDTMGALALATDTPTKALMDRPPIGRTAPLISNAMWRNLAAQAAYQIAVLLALQYRGRDVFGTDEKGNGTMIFNAFVLCQVFNEFNAREIEKKNVFAGVLNNRMFLVIIAVTLVLQVVMVEVLTRFAGTKRLGLGQWGVCLAIAAVSWPIGWAVKFIPVPDRTLHDILTRRKSS; the protein is encoded by the coding sequence ATGGAGTGCACCGACATCTTGATCGCCGTGGGCCACCGGTCGACGTCGCCTTCCCCGTCCTCCTCGTGGCAGCCGGGGAGGCAATGGCGCAAGGCGCTCACCGTCATCCGGACGTGCCACAGGCTGGCGCGGCTCGGCATTCTGTCCGCGGGCGTCCTGCCACGGAGCACCGCCTCCTACGTCGCCATCAAGATCCACCACGACGGCAGTGACTCCGATTCGTCCggcaacgccaccgccgccgcattcTCCGTCGCGGCCGATGACGAGCTTTTCAAGGGCCTGGTCAAGGAGAAGCGCGACGAGTGTTTCCGCCGCCTCGGGGGTGGCGCCGGCATTGCCACCGCGTTGGCGTCCGACGCAGAGCGCGGCATCCGTGGTGACAGCGACGACGTGCGGCTCCGCAGGGAGTCGTTCGGCGCGAACACGTACCCGAAGCCCAGGCCCAAGAGCTTCTTCAGCCACGTATGGGACGCGCTCAAGGACGTCTTCCTCATCGTGCTCCTCGTCTGCGCCGTCGTCTCCCTCGGCTTCGGCATCAAGGAGCACGGCCTCAAGGACGGCTGGTATGACGGTGTCAGTATCTTTCTCGCGGTCTTCCTCGTTGCTGCCGTCTCCGCCGTCAGCAACCACAGCCAGGCCAAGAGGTTCGATAAGCTGGCCAGCGAGTCTGATAACATCGCCGTCACCGTCGTCCGCGCCGGCCGGAGGCAGGAGGTCTCCATATTCGACATCCTCGTCGGCGACGTGGTGATACTCAAGATCGGGGACTCGGTGCCGGCGGACGGGGTTTTCTTGGAGGGTCACGGCCTGCAGGTGGACGAGTCGAGCATGACAGGCGAGCCCCACCCGATCGAGATCGATGCCGAGAAGAACCCCTTCCTCACCGGCGGCGTGAAGATCGTCGACGGCTACGGCCGAATGCTCGTGACCGCCATCGGCACCGACACCTTGTGGGGCGAGATGATGAGCAGCATAACCAAGGAGACCGCCGAGCCAACGCCGCTCCAGGAGCGCCTCGAGCGCCTCACCTCAAGCATTGGCAAGATCGGCGTCGCCGTCGCGGTGCTCGTGTTCACCGTGCTCACCGCTCGCCACTTCACCGGCAGCACCAAGGACGACCAAGGGAAGCCGCTGTTCAACAAGGGCCACGTCACCTTCGACGCCGTCTTCAGCTCCCTCGTCGTCATCTTCCAGCAGGCCGTCACCATCATCGTCGTCGCCATCCCCGAGGGCCTCCCGCTCGCGGTGACGCTGACGCTCGCCTTCTCCATGAAGAGGATGGTGAAGGACAACGCGCTGGTGCGCCGCCTGTCGGCGTGCGAGACAATGGGGTCGGTCACAGCCATCTGCACCGACAAGACCGGAACGCTGACGCTCAACCAGATGAAGGTGACCGAGTTTTGGGTCGGCACCAACCAGCCCAGAGGTGCCACGGCGATCGCCGGGAGCGTCGTCAGCTTGCTCTGCCAGGGAGCTGGGCTCAACACCACAGGAAGCGTTTACAAGCCGGACAACGTGTCGCCGCCGGAGATCACAGGCAGCCCGACGGAGAAGGCGCTGCTGTCGTGGGCCGTGGCGGACCTCGGCATGGACGCTGACGCGTTGAAGAGGAGCTGCAAGGTGCTGCACGTTGAGGCCTTCAACTCAGACAAGAAGCGCAGCGGCGTGATGATCAGGGACAATGTCACCGGCGGGGTGATCGCGCACTGGAAAGGCGCTGCGGAGATGGTGTTGGCGAACTGCTCGATGTACGTCGACACCGACGGAGCGGCGCGCGAACTCggagtggagcagaggaggaaccTTGAGAAGGTGATCAACGACATGGCGGTCGGCAGCCTCCGGTGCATCGCCTTCGCCTACAAGCAGGTCAACAGCACTACTGAGCAATCGAAGATCGACGACGATGGTCTGACGTTGCTGGGCTTCGTCGGGCTGAAAGACCCTTGCCGGCCAGAGGTCAAGGCAGCCATTGAAGCTTGCACGAAGGCGGGCGTCGCCGTCAAGATGGTCACCGGCGACAACATCCTCACGGCCCGCGCGATCGCCAAGGAGTGCGGCATCATATCCAGCAACGACCCCAGCGGCATCGTCATCGAGGGGCACGAGTTCCGCGCCATGTCGCCGGAGCAGCAGCTGGAGATCGTGGACAGGATCCGCGTCATGGCGCGGTCCCTACCGCTGGACAAGCTGGCGCTGGTGCAGCGGCTGAAGCAGAAGGGCCACGTGGTGGCCGTGACCGGCGACGGCACCAACGACGCGCCGGCGCTCAAGGAGGCGGACGTGGGGCTGTCCATGGGCGTCCAGGGCACCGAGGTGGCCAAGGAGAGCTCCGACATCATCATCCTCAACGACAACTTCGACACGGTGGTGACGGCCACGCGGTGGGGGCGCTGCGTCTACAACAACATCCAGAAGTTCATCCAGTTCCAGCTCACCGTCAACGTGGCGGCGCTCGTCATCAACTTCGTGTCCGCGATCACCACGGGCAAGATGCCGCTCACCACCGTGCAGCTCCTGTGGGTGAACCTCATCATGGACACCATGGGCGCGCTGGCGCTCGCCACGGACACGCCCACCAAGGCGCTCATGGACCGGCCGCCCATCGGCCGCACCGCGCCGCTCATCAGCAACGCGATGTGGCGCAACCTCGCCGCGCAGGCGGCGTACCAGATCGCCGTGCTGCTGGCGCTCCAGTACCGGGGGCGGGACGTCTTCGGCACCGACGAGAAGGGCAacggcaccatgatcttcaacgccttcgtgctctgccaggtgttcaacGAGTTCAACGCGCGGGAGATCGAGAAGAAGAACGTGTTCGCCGGGGTGCTCAACAACAGGATGTTCCTCGTCATCATCGCCGTCACGCTCGTCCTGCAGGTGGTCATGGTGGAGGTGCTCACCAGGTTCGCCGGCACTAAGAGGCTGGGGCTGGGGCAGTGGGGCGTCTGCCTCGCCATCGCCGCCGTGTCGTGGCCCATCGGCTGGGCCGTCAAGTTCATCCCCGTGCCGGACCGGACTCTCCATGACATCCTCACTCGCCGGAAATCCTCATGA